In Necator americanus strain Aroian chromosome IV, whole genome shotgun sequence, the following proteins share a genomic window:
- a CDS encoding hypothetical protein (NECATOR_CHRIV.G13510.T1) gives MDDMNLRTIANGMNTEPDNLKGGYHESDMHLHPGKQNGQTDVNPFETINGAQMPDGLSKLSTPESIVRSLMEMSGPWSVVYHRPDMNRVFVGRDIFGRLSLVFTVDGDKIVISDVVQDSSLSAWHEIPFAQVSCIDTTNKSAVMHSYLPSYPEGILEPWANVFDSFSLKHEPMKDELIIVSRATEGPSSCDIPEEFLRRLVAATTDMLTEDLESTAVAFSGGVDSLLVAIALHLAYASERKIDLVNVAFIRDSKHQTVVTDRKRAVVAFTFLRTKYPNRRWRLILADITQEEMEKRRAEEIVKAAAPACSVLDESLACVLWFALRGIGKDYDSGESVVSHARTFFVGSGADELLAGYARHRTRFERDGAESIPEECETELRRLGSRNGGRDARVAAALGKELRAPFLNDDFVSWVNSLPMCIKCDLTLPRGKGEKKLLRQVLAELGAPYDAPKQAMQFGSGFVKMQNDKSLKANLTTVPSCPFPQFICLLVDFSGDLCTAIRYYLKEGKPKFYVMPFKNVGKKKNHDKNEEKKDTAPNKNVTNNEAKKEPTVNGKISTDIKPVKRPEQNTVSKENHGGTPVNAKDEKQKGECLNGRKDVKLGKESPREKKEGMQDSGDKKAKLSKDSCNLNGELEKKAENVKEGKGNEEAKKDSRKKPHLLKEGDILLKKFRVEGLLADGGFAQIFAAIHEDTQTRWAVKIESEKCDRKRMKLEIMVLMLLRGKANIPEIMAMGTCPTGHFIILELVGRNLSDLRRQLPQRKLNPGSLYRSMLQVTHALSLVHGAGFLHRDLKPSNCCVGVDDVTRIYLLDYGLTRQYLDSSGQIRKPRVSIGMRGTLRYVSLEAHARHDLGPNHDLVALLYSIIELGDGSLPWSKMREESAIKASKQETSAEKLCEKQPKMLKMAEYVLSMKYETMPDYDKLTKLLESCNPPDVKSTDPYDWQITPCQLDHYVQRERPTADMEKPDAEQKKDNSRGSLVLTDPDKPKA, from the exons ATGGACGATATGAATTTACGAACAATTGCTAACGGTATGAATACAGAGCCGGATAATTTAAAAGGAGGATACCACGAGTCTGATATG CACCTCCATCCTGGTAAACAAAACGGTCAAACAGATGTGAATCCCTTTGAGACCATCAATGGGGCTCAAA TGCCAGACGGATTGTCCAAGCTATCCACACCAGAATCAATTGTCCGAAGTCTGATGGAGATGTCTGGACCATGGAGTGTGGTGTATCATCGG CCTGATATGAACCGCGTCTTCGTCGGACGCGATATCTTTGGTCGCTTAAGTCTGGTGTTCACCGTGGATGGTGATAAGATTGTTATTTCCGACGTTGTTCAGGATTCTTCTTTG TCTGCATGGCATGAGATTCCTTTCGCCCAAGTGTCCTGCATTGACACCACGAATAAAAGCGCTGTAATGCATTCGTACCTTCCTAGTTATCCAGAAGGAATACTGGAACCTTGGGCCAACGTGTTCGACTCATTCTCTCTCAAACATGAACCTATGAAAGACGAACTTATTATA GTATCTCGTGCAACTGAGGGTCCGTCGTCATGCGATATTCCAGAAGAATTCCTCAGAAGATTGGTTGCTGCAACTACTGATATGTTAACAGAAG ATCTCGAATCCACAGCCGTTGCTTTTTCTGGAGGCGTTGATAGTCTGCTGGTGGCCATCGCTCTGCATCTTGCATACGCCTCAGAACGAAAAATCGACCTAGTCAATGTTGCGTTCATTCGCGACTCGAAA CATCAAACTGTCGTCACAGACCGAAAACGAGCTGTGGTAGCGTTCACATTTCTACGAACTAAATATCCGAATAGGAGGTGGCGATTGATTCTGGCTGATATAACTCAGGAAGAGATGGAGAAGAGGAGGGCGGAGGAAATTGTTAAG GCTGCAGCACCTGCTTGTTCTGTTCTGGATGAATCTCTGGCTTGCGTCCTTTGGTTTGCTCTCAGAGGAATAGGTAAAGATTATGATAGCGGCGAATCAGTTGT GTCCCATGCccgcactttttttgttggtaGCGGTGCTGATGAATTACTCGCCGGATATGCACGTCATAGAACTCGTTTTGAACGTGATGGCGCTGAATCAATACCGGAG GAATGTGAAACAGAGTTGCGTCGATTAGGAAGTAGGAACGGTGGACGCGACGCTAGAGTGGCTGCTGCATTAGGAAAAGAACTGAG AGCACCTTTTTTAAACGACGACTTTGTTTCATGGGTGAATTCGTTACCAATGTGCATCAAATGCGATTTGACGCTCCCTAGAggcaaaggagaaaagaagctCCTTAGACAG GTTCTTGCTGAACTTGGTGCACCGTACGATGCACCCAAACAAGCAATGCAGTTCGGATCAGGTTTCGTTAAAATGCAGAACGACAAATCATTGAAG GCCAACCTCACTACAGTTCCAAGCTGCCCATTCCCTCAGttcatttgtttacttgttgatttttctggaGATCTTTGCACTG CTATTAGATATTATCTGAAAGAAGGGAAGCCAAAATTTTATGTGATGCCttttaaaaatgttggaaaaaagaaaaatcatgacaaaaatgaagagaaaaaag ATACGGCACCAAATAAAAATGTCACAAATAATGAAGCGAAAAAGGAACCAACTGTAAACGGAAAAATTTCTACCGATATCAAACCAGTAAAGCGACCTGAACAAAATACAGTTAGTAAGGAAAACCATGGTGGAACTCCAGTGAATGCAAAGGACGAGAAACAAAAAGGTGAATGTTTGAACGGACGAAAAGATGTGAAACTCGGCAAAGAATCGCCacgggagaaaaaagaaggaatgcaGGATAGTGGTGATAAAAAGGCGAAATTAAGCAAGGACTCCTGTAATTTAAATGgagaattagagaaaaaagcagagaaCGTAAAGGAAGGGAAAGGCAACGAGGAGGCAAAAAAAGACT cacgaaaaaaaccacatcTTCTTAAAGAAGGAGACATTCTGCTGAAAAAATTTAGAGTTGAAGGATTATTGGCTGATGGAGGATTTGCACAAATTTTCGC CGCAATTCATGAAGACACCCAAACAAGATGGGCGGTGAAAATCGAGTCCGAAAAATGTGATCGAAAACGGATGAAACTGGAAATTATGGTACTCATGTTACTTCGTGGAAAA GCGAACATACCGGAGATCATGGCAATGGGTACATGCCCAACCGGTCACTTTATTATTCTCGAACTTGTAGGAAGAAATCTCAGTGATCTCAGGCGTCAATTACCTCAACGAAAGTTAAATCCGGGATCATTGTATCGGTCAATGCTTCAG GTCACACATGCTCTCTCTTTGGTCCACGGTGCTGGCTTCCTTCACAGAGATTTGAAACCATCGAATTGTTGCGTTGGAGTTGACGATGTTACTAGGATATATTTACTCGATTATG GATTAACAAGACAGTACCTCGACTCCTCAGGTCAGATTCGAAAACCACGTGTAAGCATAGGAATGCGAGGGACTCTTCGTTATGTCAGCTTAGAAGCTCACGCTCGGCACGACCTTGGCCCTAATCACGACCTGGTTGCTTTGTTATATTCTATA ATTGAACTAGGAGATGGAAGTCTTCCATGGAGTAAGATGCGAGAAGAAAGTGCTATAAAAGCTAGCAAACAGGAAACCAGTGCAGAGAAATTATGCGAAAAACAAcctaaaatgttaaaaatggCTGAA